The Mesoterricola silvestris sequence TGTACATCGACAGCGCCCGGGACCGGCGCACCGCCTTCGGGTTCCTCGTCAACGCCGCGGGGGTCCAGCGGGACGCCCTCTATGCCGGGGATTCCATGACCGGCGATTCCTCCTGGGACGCCGTGTGGGAAAGCCAGGTGAAGTCGGGCCCCGGGGGCTGGACCGCCATCCTCAAGATCCCCCTCTCCGTCCTGCGCCTCCGGGGCGGCGACGGGGTGTGGGGCATCAACTTCAGCCGCACCGATTCCGGGGCCATCCGGGAATCCAGCTACTGGGACCTGCCCCCCCGGGGGGAGAACGCCTTCGCCAGCCGGTTCCCGGACCTCACGGGCATCAAGGGGGTCACCCCCCGGCTCCGGCGGGAATGGATCCCGTTCTTCACCTTCACGGACAAATTCCACACGGCCAAGGCGTACGATGACCGGCGGCGGAAGGGGAACGCCGGCGTGGATGCCCACCTGGGCCTGACCCCCGCCTCCCAGCTGGATCTCACCGTGCGCCCGGACTTCGCCCAGGTGGAGGTGGACCAGGCGGTGCTGAACCTGTCCACGGTGGAGACGGTCTTTCCCGAAAAGCGCCCCTTCTTCCTGGAGGGCATGGAGATCTTCCAGTTCCCGGGGGTGCGCCTCTTCTACAGCCGCCGCATCGGCCGGAGCCTGGCCAGCCCCTCCCTGGACACGGGGCAGACCCTCCTGGACGGGCCCCCCACCGCGGAGATCGCCGCGGCGGCGAAGTACACCGCCAAGCTGGACACGGGCCTGACCCTGGGCTCCCTGGCCGCGGGGGTGGAGAACGCCCGGGGCGTGGTGGGCACGGAGGACGGCGGGCGCCTGAACCGGTCCATCGCCCCCTACGCCACCTACGGGGTCGTGCGGGCCATCCAGACCCTGGACCACCGGGGCAGCACCCTGGGGGGCTTCGCCTCCATGGTCCGGGAGGCCGATCCCGCGGGCCGCTCCGCCCGGGTGGGGGCCATGGACGCCGTCCTGAAGAGCTCCGACCGGTCCTCCCAGGTGGACCTGAGCACGGCCTGGAGCCAGGCGGGGACCCGGGGATCCGAGGTGGACGGGTTCTGGGGCTACGGCCGGTTCTTCAAGCGCTGGAATTCCGGGTGGCGGTTTGAGGTGAACGGGGACAACGCCAGCCGGAATTTCAATCCCAATGATCTGGGCTACCAGGCCAGGGCGGACGAGCAGCGCGGATACATCGGTGTCGCCCGCCACTGGGACCAGCGGTTCCTGTGCCTGCGCAACTGGGAGTGGGGGGCCGATTTCGCCCTGGCCCGGGACCAGGAAGGCAAGGTGTTCCAGAGGACCGCCAGCGCCTGGGCCAGCACGGACTTCACGAATTTCTGGTCGGTGTGGGGCAACGCCCACGTGGCCCTGCCCGTGGACGACGACCGGGAACTGCGGACCTATTCCGATCCCGTGAAGAAGTACCTCCACCGGGGCTCCATCCCGGGCGTGGGCCTGGGCTTCGACACCCCGGGAAATCGGCCCTGGTACGTGCGCATCACCGCCAGCCGTTCCTTCTGGCCCGAAGGCCCCACCTCCGACGCGGGGTGGTACCAGTCCATCAAGCTGGGTCCGGCCATGGAGATCCAGTCCGACACCTCCGTCACCCGCAACGAAGGCGAACTGCGGTACCTGGAGACCCAGGGCACCACCCCCGTGGTGGGGCTGCGCCGCATGACCCAGTTCAACGAGACCCTGCGCCTGGCCTACGCCATGACCCCGCGCCTGAGCCTCCAGGTGCTGGGGCAGTGGCTCATGGCCAACTGGGATTTCCGCAACCTCCAGAGCTACGTGGACGACGCGACCCTCGCCCCCGGCGCGGCCAGCGCCACCACCTCCTTCTCGGACCGGGTCTGGAACCAGAACGTGATCGTGCGGTGGGAATTCAACCCCGGATCCACGGCGTTCTTCGTCTACACCCACGGCGTGGCCACCGACGCCCTCATCAACGACCGCGGCAGCCTCAGCCCCCGCGCGGACGTGGCCGTGCTCTCCCGGCTTCCCTCCGACGACGCCTTCCAGGTGAAGGTGAGCTGGATGTTCCGTTAGTCCACGTTCTCGACCCACCCAAGCTATCCCCTTGATCCCATCCATCCGATTCATCCCTGTTCCGCAGGGCCAGCGATGAGGTGGGGCGGCGCGTCGCTGATCTGCATGCGCCAACCCATCCCTGCTTTGGCCCTGCGGGAACAGGGATGGAATAGATGAACGGGATGAAGGGGATGAAAGGGGGGGGCGAGGGCGGGGTGGGTCGGCGCGTGGGTTCAGGGTTCGGTGCAGGCTGCGGTCTCGATCAGGGCCATCAACTCCCGCTGGGTCTCCCGGCCCGCGGGGTCGGCCTCGTAGCGGGCGGAGACCTTCCGGCGGGCGGCGGCCACGTCGCCGCAGGCCTTGCCCCGGGCGATGAGGTCCCTCAGGGCCGCGGGCATGGGGCCCCAGTTGCCGCATTCCACCCAGGCTTCGGAAAGGAAGATGAACTTGGGGATGGCCTCCCCGCCGTTGGTGAGGAAGCGGGCGAAGACCTGGGGGTGCTGCTCCCGAGAAACGAAGCGCACCTGGAGATTCGGGGCGGCCTGGGCCAGGCGCTGGAGCACCGGCACGTGCCGGACCACGTCCCCGCACCAGTCCTCGGCGATGGCCACCACCCGCACCGGCCGGGGAAGGGCCCCCAGCCAGGCCCGTGCCTGGGGCTCCAGCTGGGCGGAGCCCAGGATCTCAGCCATGCGGTCCCGGTTGGCCGGATGGGTGCCTTGGGTGATCCATTGGGAATAGGGCAGGCCGGACTCGAAAACGGATTTCCAGTCCAGGGCGGGAAGGATGGGGGGCATGGGCATGGCGGGAACCTCCGCTGGCATTCTGCACGAAGTAGGTTTTTTAGCGTATATCGGCCCCCGTCATTTCCCCCTAGGATTCCCTAGGTGAAGGCCCCGGAAAGCCCGGCCGACACCATGAATAATTGTTTGAGTTGAACCGATCATACAAAACCTTGCGCAATGGAGGAATTGGGAGAACATCTCCACCAATCTCAACCTCTGAACCGCCCTGCCGATAAGCCATTCGAATCGCAGCTGGCCCCACTTCCCCCACGGAACTGAAAGGAGAATCTCATGGCTTTCCTGGCGAATCTTCGCTTGACCGCCCGTCTTCTACTGGCCTTCCTGGTGGTCTCCATCATCACGGTGCTGGTGGGGCTGTACGGGCTGAACGGGACCTCCACCGTCGCCGACCGCATGCACTCCGTGTACCAGGACAATGTCCTGGGCCAGAAGTACGTGGCCAACACCCTGGTGTCCCTGGCGGCCCTCCAGCAGCGGGTGGTGTACATGGCCCTGGCCGTGGACGCCAAGGGGCGCGCGGAGGAAATGGCCGTGATCGAGGACGGCAAGAAGTCCGTCCTGGACTGGATGGCCAAGGAGCGCTCCAGCGCCATGAGCGACGTCGAGGCCGGGATGTGGAAGGAATTCGACGCCAAGTGGGCCACGTACACCGATGCCATCAAGCGGGCCGAGGGCCTCCTCAACTCCACCAAGCATGAGGATGGCCGGCTCCTGGTGGTGAACGAGACCCGGCCCATGTACAAGGATCTCCGGGCCCTGGTCATGAAGATCTTCGAGGACAACGGCCGGGTGGCGGAAGAGGGCGACAAGGCGGGGGCAGCCGTCTACGCGTCCCTGCGCCGCAATATCATTCTCATCATCTTCGCGGCCTTCGGTCTGGCCATGGGCCTGGGCTTCCTGGTGATCCGGGTGATCAAGCGGCAAGTGGGCGGCGAGCCGGCGGATGCCGCCCTCATCGCCCAGCAGGTGGCGGCGGGGGACCTGGCAGTCGCCGTGAACCTCATGCCCGGCGACACCACCAGCATGATGGCCTCCATCAAGAACATGGTGGAGAAGCTCGCCTCCGTGGTGGGGCAGGTGCAGGATGCCGCCCAGTCCCTGGTGGGGGCTTCGGAACAGCTCAGCTCCACGGCCCAGTCCCTGAGCCAGGGCGCCAGCGAACAGGCAGCGAGCGTGGAGGAGACCAGCGCCTCCGTGGAGGAAATGAGCGCGTCCATCGCCCAGAACAACGAGAACGCCAAGGTGACCGGGGATATCGCCATCAGGACGGCCAAGGAGACGGTGGACGGGGGCCAGGCGGTGAAGGAGACCGTGGGGGCCATGAAGCAGATCGCCCAGAAGATCGCCATCATCGACGACATCGCCTATCAGACCAACCTGCTCGCCCTGAACGCGGCCATCGAGGCGGGACGGGCCGGCGAGCACGGCAAGGGGTTTGCCGTCGTGGCGGCCGAAGTGCGGAAGCTGGCCGAGCGAAGCCAGGTGGCGGCCGAAGAGATCAGCGGGCTGGCCTCGGGCAGCGTGGATCTGGCGGAACGGGCGGGCAAGCTGCTCGACACCATCGTGCCCTCCATCCAGAAGACCTCGGACCTGGTCATGGAGATCGCCGCGGCCTCCGCGGAACAGAATTCCGGGGTGGGCCAGATCAACGCGGCCATCGGGCAGATCAGCCAGACCGTGGCCCACAGCGCCGCCGCGTCGGAGGAACTGGCCTCCACCTCCGAGGAGGTCAACGCCCAGGCCCTGGAGCTCCAGTCCACCATGGAATTCTTCCGCCTGGCCCGGGCCGCCGCCCAGACCCGGAAACGCAGCGCCTCGCGGCCTTCCGCGCCGGCGCGCAGGACCGCGGCCCCGCGGGAGGCGGAGGAGGGGGAATTCTCCCGCTTTTGATGGCGGGTCCATGGGGAGGTAGAATCCACTCTATCGTGATGCCCCCCGCAAACTGAATGACCCATCCTTTCCGCGCGGCCCCCCGCGCCCCGACCAGGAGACCAGACCCCTTGGAATCCCCAGCCCGTGGAACCCACCTTTCCCTCCCCCCGCAGCTGGAAGCCTACGGCCTCCCCGCCGTGGTCTTCCTGGCCCCATGGCTCGCCTCCGGGTTCTCCTGGAAGGGCGGGGTCCTGGGCCTCGCGGCCCTGGGGTGCCTCCTCCTGGCCCGGCGTCCGAAACCCGCGGATCCCGTCCCGGAGGCGCCGGCGCCCGTGGAGGCAGCCCCCGCGGGCCGCCCCGGCATCGAGCAGGTCGCCGGCGCCGTGGTTCCCCTCTGGGCGGGCCAGACCACCCAGGCCCGGGCGGAAATGGAGGAGGCCATCACGGCCCTCACCGGGCGCTTCTCGGCCATGCAGCGCAACCTCAAGGAGGCCGTCCACTCCGCGGGGCTCGACACCAACCGCAGTCTCCAGGCCACCATCGAGGGGGGCGCGGCCGCCCTGCACGGGGTGGTGGAGGACCTGGAGGCCGGCGCCCGGGCCCGCAACGCCGTGCTGGAGAAGATCCAGGACCTGGCGGCCATCACCGAGGAACTGCGGACCATGTCCGAGGAGGTGGCCGCCATCGCCAACCAGACCAACCTCCTGGCCCTGAACGCCGCCATCGAGGCCGCCCACGCCCGGGAACTGGGCCGGGGCTTCGCGGTGGTGGCCGACGAAGTGCGCAAGCTGAGCATGCGCTCGGGCACCACGGGCAACGCCATCACCTCCAAGGTGGCCTGGGTGAACAAGTCGCTCCTGGACACCCTGGCCGCCACCCAGGCCTTCGCCACCACGGACGCGGAAATCGTCCAGAGGGCGGACGCCACCATCAAGAAGGTGGTGGAGGACATCCAGGAGGGCGTCACGCTCCTGTCCGAGTCCGCCCAGCGCTTCGAGGGCGTGGGCAGCCACCTGGGCCAGGAGATCTCCGGGACCCTGGTCCACCTGCAGTTCCAGGACCGGGTCGGGCAGATCCTCCAGAGCGTCGTGGCCGACATGGAGAAATTCAGCCACCGCCTCGAGCACCACCCTTCCGGCCTGGAGGTGGACCAGTGGCTCGCCGAGCTCGCCACCACCTACACCACCGCCGAGCAGCTCGCCATCCACCGCGGCGAGCAGACCTCCCAGGACTCCGATTCCGACATCACCTTCTTCTGAGTGGAACCCATGGCAAAAACCATCATGATCATCGACGATTCCGTGAGCCTCCGCCAGGTGGTGGCCATCGCCCTGGCCGGCGCGGGCTATGACGTCATCGAGGCCTGCGACGGCCAGGACGCCCTCGCCAAGCTCACGGGGCAGAAGATCCACCTGATGATCTGCGACGTGAACATGCCCAACATGGACGGCATCACCTTCCTCAAGTCCATCCGGGTGCACCCCTCCTACAAGTTCACCCCGGTGATCATGCTCACCACCGAAGCCGGGGAGGACAAGAAGCGCGAGGGCCAGGCCGCCGGGGCCCGGGCCTGGGTGGTCAAGCCCTTCAAGCCCGAGCAGCTCCTCGTCGCCGTATCCAAGTTGATCCTTCCCTGAGGCACGGCCATGATCGCCTTCGAACGCTCCCAGCACACCCTCCTCCTCTCCGGCGAACTCACCATCTATCACGCCGCCGAGGCGCGCCAGCGCCTCGGGGAGGAGCTTTCCGCCGATCCGGCGCTGGAGCTGGACCTTTCGGGCATCGAGGAGATCGACACCGCCGGCGCCCAGGTGCTGCTCTGGCTCAAGCGCGAGGCCCGGTCCCTGGGCCTGGCGCTGCCCTACACCAGCCACAGCCCCGCCGTCCTGGACGTGCTCGACCAGCTCAACCTGGCCGGCGCCTTCGGGGACACCCTGCTCATCGCTCCCAACGCCTGAGGCAACCATGGACATGGACCAGGTCAAGCAGACCTTCATCATCGAATGCCGGGAATTGCTGGCTTCCATGGAAGAGGCGCTCCTCACCGTGGAGGACCAGCCCGACGCCACCGAATCCATCAACGCCATCTTCCGCGCCGTGCACACCATCAAGGGCTCCGCGGGCCTTTTCGGCCTGGACCCCATCGTGCGGTTCGCCCACACGGTGGAAAGCGTCATGGACCGGGTGCGGGGAGGGCGGATCACCCTGAGCCCCGACCTGGTGGGCCTGTTCCTGGAATGCCACGACCACCTGGTGCGCATGCTCGCCACCGTGCGGGAGAACGCCCCCGAGCCGCCGGAGGTGGCGGAGGAGGGCGAACGCCTGCTGTCGGCCCTGGTGCCCTGGCTGGAAGGGGGCGTGGAGACCGTGGCCGTGGCGGTGCACCCGGAGGTGGCCCGCCCCCGCGGCACCGGCGGCGACCACTGGCACATCTCCGTGCGCTTCGCGCCCACGGTGCTCCAGAACGGCATGGATCCCCTGTCCTTCGTGCGCTACCTGCGCACCCTGGGCCGCATGACGAGCCTGCACTCCCTCCTGGAGAAGCTCCCCGCGGGCCCGGCCTTCGATCCCGAACTGTGCTACCTGGGCCTGGAAATGGACCTGGAGACCGACGCGGACCGCGCCACCCTGGAAGGGGTCTTCGAGTTCATCCAGGACGACAGCCGCATCCGGCTGATCCCCCCCCATTCCCGGGTGGAGGAGTACCTGGCCCTCATCCAGGCCATGCCCGACGAGGAGCACTACCTCGGGGAGATCCTGGTGGCCGGAGGCTGCATCACGGCCCGGGACCTGGAGGAGGCCCTGCGGATCCAGAGCGAGGAGGAATCCGCCCGCAAGATCGGCACCATCCTGGTGCAGGAGCAGAGCGTGCCCACCCCGGTGGTGGCCGCCGCCCTTGAGAAGCAGAAGCGCTTCCAGGACAAGCAGGCCCATGAGATGAAGGTGGTGAAGGTCGCCGCGGAGAAGCTCGACAAGCTTGTGAACCTCGTGGGCGAACTGGTCATCGCCGGGGCCAGCGCCCAGGTCCTGGCCAGCCAGGCCAAGGAGACCCGCCTGGCGGAGGCCACGGCCACCTTCAACAAGCTCGTGGAGGAGATCCGGGACAACGCCCTGAGCCTGCGCATGGTGCAGATCGGGGAGACCTTCAGCCGGTTCCGCCGCATCGTCCGGGACGTGAGCCGGGAGCTGGGCAAGGAGATCGAGCTGGAGATCCAGGGCGCCGACACCGAGCTGGACAAGACCAT is a genomic window containing:
- a CDS encoding methyl-accepting chemotaxis protein — encoded protein: MESPARGTHLSLPPQLEAYGLPAVVFLAPWLASGFSWKGGVLGLAALGCLLLARRPKPADPVPEAPAPVEAAPAGRPGIEQVAGAVVPLWAGQTTQARAEMEEAITALTGRFSAMQRNLKEAVHSAGLDTNRSLQATIEGGAAALHGVVEDLEAGARARNAVLEKIQDLAAITEELRTMSEEVAAIANQTNLLALNAAIEAAHARELGRGFAVVADEVRKLSMRSGTTGNAITSKVAWVNKSLLDTLAATQAFATTDAEIVQRADATIKKVVEDIQEGVTLLSESAQRFEGVGSHLGQEISGTLVHLQFQDRVGQILQSVVADMEKFSHRLEHHPSGLEVDQWLAELATTYTTAEQLAIHRGEQTSQDSDSDITFF
- a CDS encoding chemotaxis protein CheA, whose product is MDMDQVKQTFIIECRELLASMEEALLTVEDQPDATESINAIFRAVHTIKGSAGLFGLDPIVRFAHTVESVMDRVRGGRITLSPDLVGLFLECHDHLVRMLATVRENAPEPPEVAEEGERLLSALVPWLEGGVETVAVAVHPEVARPRGTGGDHWHISVRFAPTVLQNGMDPLSFVRYLRTLGRMTSLHSLLEKLPAGPAFDPELCYLGLEMDLETDADRATLEGVFEFIQDDSRIRLIPPHSRVEEYLALIQAMPDEEHYLGEILVAGGCITARDLEEALRIQSEEESARKIGTILVQEQSVPTPVVAAALEKQKRFQDKQAHEMKVVKVAAEKLDKLVNLVGELVIAGASAQVLASQAKETRLAEATATFNKLVEEIRDNALSLRMVQIGETFSRFRRIVRDVSRELGKEIELEIQGADTELDKTIVEKIADPLMHIVRNSIDHGIESAEVRIARGKPATGSLSLNAFHESGSIVIEVADDGGGLDRARILAKAVERGLVAAGADLSDSEVHALIFEPGFSTAASVSNLSGRGVGMDVVRRNIDELRGTVEIESYEGSGTTMRIRLPLTLAIIDGFRVEVAGTCYVIPLDTVIECLDLGPFLESEENHLINLRGEVLPFLRLREVFSAPGDRPAKERVVVIQYGEIRAGIVVDKLLGEFQTVIKPLGELFRNLKGVGGSTILGTGEVALILDVPQLVQLATRRGRQTPVLS
- a CDS encoding thioredoxin family protein, whose amino-acid sequence is MPMPPILPALDWKSVFESGLPYSQWITQGTHPANRDRMAEILGSAQLEPQARAWLGALPRPVRVVAIAEDWCGDVVRHVPVLQRLAQAAPNLQVRFVSREQHPQVFARFLTNGGEAIPKFIFLSEAWVECGNWGPMPAALRDLIARGKACGDVAAARRKVSARYEADPAGRETQRELMALIETAACTEP
- a CDS encoding DUF5916 domain-containing protein, coding for MTLSSPARSLRFARWAAFGILAWGSCLGAAGLQAIRTTGRIRLDGGMREPDWKRAPAATGFRTSWPDFGQEAATPTEVKVLYDEDYLYVGAHMGLPRGVRPVRRVHRRDQESTSDWFGVYIDSARDRRTAFGFLVNAAGVQRDALYAGDSMTGDSSWDAVWESQVKSGPGGWTAILKIPLSVLRLRGGDGVWGINFSRTDSGAIRESSYWDLPPRGENAFASRFPDLTGIKGVTPRLRREWIPFFTFTDKFHTAKAYDDRRRKGNAGVDAHLGLTPASQLDLTVRPDFAQVEVDQAVLNLSTVETVFPEKRPFFLEGMEIFQFPGVRLFYSRRIGRSLASPSLDTGQTLLDGPPTAEIAAAAKYTAKLDTGLTLGSLAAGVENARGVVGTEDGGRLNRSIAPYATYGVVRAIQTLDHRGSTLGGFASMVREADPAGRSARVGAMDAVLKSSDRSSQVDLSTAWSQAGTRGSEVDGFWGYGRFFKRWNSGWRFEVNGDNASRNFNPNDLGYQARADEQRGYIGVARHWDQRFLCLRNWEWGADFALARDQEGKVFQRTASAWASTDFTNFWSVWGNAHVALPVDDDRELRTYSDPVKKYLHRGSIPGVGLGFDTPGNRPWYVRITASRSFWPEGPTSDAGWYQSIKLGPAMEIQSDTSVTRNEGELRYLETQGTTPVVGLRRMTQFNETLRLAYAMTPRLSLQVLGQWLMANWDFRNLQSYVDDATLAPGAASATTSFSDRVWNQNVIVRWEFNPGSTAFFVYTHGVATDALINDRGSLSPRADVAVLSRLPSDDAFQVKVSWMFR
- a CDS encoding STAS domain-containing protein translates to MIAFERSQHTLLLSGELTIYHAAEARQRLGEELSADPALELDLSGIEEIDTAGAQVLLWLKREARSLGLALPYTSHSPAVLDVLDQLNLAGAFGDTLLIAPNA
- a CDS encoding response regulator; amino-acid sequence: MAKTIMIIDDSVSLRQVVAIALAGAGYDVIEACDGQDALAKLTGQKIHLMICDVNMPNMDGITFLKSIRVHPSYKFTPVIMLTTEAGEDKKREGQAAGARAWVVKPFKPEQLLVAVSKLILP
- a CDS encoding methyl-accepting chemotaxis protein; the protein is MAFLANLRLTARLLLAFLVVSIITVLVGLYGLNGTSTVADRMHSVYQDNVLGQKYVANTLVSLAALQQRVVYMALAVDAKGRAEEMAVIEDGKKSVLDWMAKERSSAMSDVEAGMWKEFDAKWATYTDAIKRAEGLLNSTKHEDGRLLVVNETRPMYKDLRALVMKIFEDNGRVAEEGDKAGAAVYASLRRNIILIIFAAFGLAMGLGFLVIRVIKRQVGGEPADAALIAQQVAAGDLAVAVNLMPGDTTSMMASIKNMVEKLASVVGQVQDAAQSLVGASEQLSSTAQSLSQGASEQAASVEETSASVEEMSASIAQNNENAKVTGDIAIRTAKETVDGGQAVKETVGAMKQIAQKIAIIDDIAYQTNLLALNAAIEAGRAGEHGKGFAVVAAEVRKLAERSQVAAEEISGLASGSVDLAERAGKLLDTIVPSIQKTSDLVMEIAAASAEQNSGVGQINAAIGQISQTVAHSAAASEELASTSEEVNAQALELQSTMEFFRLARAAAQTRKRSASRPSAPARRTAAPREAEEGEFSRF